A stretch of the Candidatus Polarisedimenticolaceae bacterium genome encodes the following:
- a CDS encoding prepilin-type N-terminal cleavage/methylation domain-containing protein, with product MRKSQKGFTLIELLIVVAIIGIIAAIAIPNLLNAIDRGKQKRTMADMRSIGTAVESYAVDQNVYPVAASSATLATLVQ from the coding sequence ATGAGAAAGAGCCAGAAGGGTTTCACGCTGATCGAGCTTCTGATCGTCGTCGCGATCATCGGCATCATCGCCGCGATCGCGATCCCGAACCTCCTGAACGCGATCGACCGCGGCAAGCAGAAGCGGACGATGGCCGACATGCGCTCGATCGGCACCGCGGTCGAGTCGTACGCCGTCGACCAGAACGTCTACCCGGTGGCGGCCTCGTCCGCGACGCTCGCGACCCTCGTGCAGC